TGTAGTTTGCTTAATTTTGCTAAAAAGACTACCATTTTTATGCCAAAACGTATACTTCTCATAGGAGGGCCATCTACCGGGAAAACAACATTACTTAACCACCTAGAACAACTAGGGTATCCCTGCCTTGAGGAAATCTCAAGACAAGTAATAAGTCAAGCTCAAAAGGAAGGTATAGACCAGTTATTTCTAGAGAAACCATTATTGTTTTCTGAGCTTCTTAGAGATGCTCGCATACAACAACATAAGGAAGTGGACACATACATCACAGACACTGTTTTTATAGATCGAGGGATTCCTGACACTGTGGCATATATGGACTTTATAGGACAAGAATATCCTGAGGCTTTTGTTCAGGCTTGCAAGACGTATACTTATGATATCGTATTCATCTTACCTACTTGGGAGAAAATACACAAGGTAGATCAAGAACGCTATGAGACTTTTGAACAAGCTCAAAAAATTGAAAAACACCTTGTAAAAACGTACCAAAACTATGGGTACACCCCTATTGTAGTACCTATGTCTCCAGTAGAGGATAGAGCGGCTTTTATATTAAAAACGCTAGCTCTTGAGTAATCAAGCGCAAGACATATTACAACAATACTGGGGTCACTCCACCTTTAGACCACAACAAGCAGAAATTATAAAGAATGTGCTTGCTGGGAGTGATAGTATTGCACTATTACCCACAGGTGGCGGAAAGTCTCTATGCTATCAATTACCTGCGTTATTACTGGACGGTATTACGATAGTGGTATCACCACTTATCGCTTTAATGAAAGACCAAGTAATGACTTTGCAAGAAAAAGGTATCAAAGCGCTCTCTATCACAAGCGGAATTTCCTTTAGCGAGCTAGACACGCTACTCGATAATTGCATTTATGGCAACTACAAGCTTTTATATCTCTCACCAGAGCGATTACAACAAGAGCTTGTAAGAGAACGTATTAAACTTATGAATGTCTCTCTCATCGCTGTAGATGAGGCTCATTGTATTTCTCAATGGGGACATGACTTTAGACCCGCATATAGAGAAATCTCAAAATTACGTGCTCTCAAGCCTACCGTACCATTTATAGCGCTTACTGCTACAGCAACACCTAAGGTATTAAAGGATATCACAGAGCAGCTAGAATTACAAGATCCGCAGTTATTTAAAACTTCTTATCACCGCCCTAATCTCACATATAATGTAGTGCAAGCTACAGACAAGTTTTACCAGCTAGAAACTATCCTCGCAAATACAAAGGCTAGTGCTATTGTATATGTGCGTAATAGAAAGGCTACACTTAATACTGCTCACTTTTTAAAAGGCAGAGGCATCTCTGCCACCTCTTACCACGGAGGTATGTCTCGTGATGAACGTCACAAACAATACCTCGCATGGCGTAATAATAAAGTGCAGGTCATGGTAGGCACAAGTGCCTTTGGGATGGGAATTGATAAGGCAGACGTAGCTACTGTAGTGCATTTAGAAATCCCTGATAGTATAGAAAATTACTTTCAAGAGTCTGGAAGAGCTGGAAGAGCTGGACAAGAATCACAAGCTGTACTCCTTTATAATGAAAATGACGAGGTGCGATTAGAAAATCAGTTTATAAAAGTGATTCCTCAGGTAGCAGATGTGAAAAAAATATACAAGCACCTCAACAACTACTTTCAGATCTCTTATGGTGAGGGCCAAGAGACACTGCATCGATTTAACTTCAGTGAATTTTGTGCAACTTACAAACTTCATACGATTCTTACATTTAATGCGCTTCAAACACTAGATCGTAATAGCGTGATAAGCTTATCTCAAGAATTTACAAAGCGCGCAACAATCAACTTTAAAGTAAATGACTTTGCGCTTTCTTACTATTTGATTCGCAATAATCAGCTGGATGATGTGGTTAAGGCTGTTCTTAGAACGTATGGAGCCGTTTTTGAACAAGTCACAAATATCAACTATAGCATTGTAGCTACAAAAGCTAGTAAAACTATAGAACAGGTACACCAAGTCCTACTTACTCTTGAGAAAGATGACATCATAGATTACGAGCATCAAAATTATGATACCGCAATTACCTTCCTTGTGCCTAGAGATGATGATAGAACTATAAACGTCATTGCTCCATATATAAATGCACAAGCTACGTATAAGAAAAACCAAGTAGATGCTATAAAAACATATCTCGCTACAGATACCGTTTGCAGGGCAATCCAACTTATGCAGTACTTTGATGAGACATTAACCACACCCTGTGGAAAGTGTGATGTATGTACAAATGCAACACACCAAGTTTCAAGAACTGCTATACACAGTGCTATTATTGATATTTTAAGAGAAGGTCCAAAAACTTCTCGCGAAATATCACAACTAGACTACCCACAACAAACCATAATTAATACGATTCGACTACTTTTGGATCAGAAAAAGATAGCCATCTTGGCAAATAACACCTACACCTTATTATGAGAGATTTACGCATAGTTTTCATGGGTACACCAGAGTTTGCAGTAACTATATTAAATGGTCTACTAGAAGAAGAATATAATGTAGTGGGAGTAATCACCGCACCAGATCGTCCTGCAGGAAGAGGACAGAAAGTAAGAGAAAGTGATGTTAAGGCGTTTGCAAAGGCAAGAAACCTCAACATCCTACAACCTACAAACCTTAAAAGTGAAGAGTTTTTAAAAGAACTAAAAGACCTTAATGCAAACCTACAGATTGTCGTTGCCTTTAGAATGCTTCCAGAAGCTGTATGGAAAATGCCAACTTATGGAACCTTTAATTTACACGCATCGCTCTTACCTCAATATCGTGGTGCCGCGCCTATAAACTGGGCAATTATTAATGGAGAGACAGAAACAGGTGTTACTACATTCTTTATTGATGAAAAAATTGATACCGGTGAGATTATATTACAAGAGAAACTCGCTATAGATGATAAGGAAAATGCTGGCGTATTACATGACCGTCTTATGATTGCAGGTAAAGAACTTGTAGTAAAAACGGTAAAAGCTATAGCGATAGATGAAGTAAGCACTTTTGTACAA
The genomic region above belongs to Dokdonia sp. Dokd-P16 and contains:
- a CDS encoding AAA family ATPase; translation: MPKRILLIGGPSTGKTTLLNHLEQLGYPCLEEISRQVISQAQKEGIDQLFLEKPLLFSELLRDARIQQHKEVDTYITDTVFIDRGIPDTVAYMDFIGQEYPEAFVQACKTYTYDIVFILPTWEKIHKVDQERYETFEQAQKIEKHLVKTYQNYGYTPIVVPMSPVEDRAAFILKTLALE
- a CDS encoding ATP-dependent DNA helicase RecQ; translation: MSNQAQDILQQYWGHSTFRPQQAEIIKNVLAGSDSIALLPTGGGKSLCYQLPALLLDGITIVVSPLIALMKDQVMTLQEKGIKALSITSGISFSELDTLLDNCIYGNYKLLYLSPERLQQELVRERIKLMNVSLIAVDEAHCISQWGHDFRPAYREISKLRALKPTVPFIALTATATPKVLKDITEQLELQDPQLFKTSYHRPNLTYNVVQATDKFYQLETILANTKASAIVYVRNRKATLNTAHFLKGRGISATSYHGGMSRDERHKQYLAWRNNKVQVMVGTSAFGMGIDKADVATVVHLEIPDSIENYFQESGRAGRAGQESQAVLLYNENDEVRLENQFIKVIPQVADVKKIYKHLNNYFQISYGEGQETLHRFNFSEFCATYKLHTILTFNALQTLDRNSVISLSQEFTKRATINFKVNDFALSYYLIRNNQLDDVVKAVLRTYGAVFEQVTNINYSIVATKASKTIEQVHQVLLTLEKDDIIDYEHQNYDTAITFLVPRDDDRTINVIAPYINAQATYKKNQVDAIKTYLATDTVCRAIQLMQYFDETLTTPCGKCDVCTNATHQVSRTAIHSAIIDILREGPKTSREISQLDYPQQTIINTIRLLLDQKKIAILANNTYTLL
- the fmt gene encoding methionyl-tRNA formyltransferase — its product is MRDLRIVFMGTPEFAVTILNGLLEEEYNVVGVITAPDRPAGRGQKVRESDVKAFAKARNLNILQPTNLKSEEFLKELKDLNANLQIVVAFRMLPEAVWKMPTYGTFNLHASLLPQYRGAAPINWAIINGETETGVTTFFIDEKIDTGEIILQEKLAIDDKENAGVLHDRLMIAGKELVVKTVKAIAIDEVSTFVQDSSRELKTAYKLHSENTRIDWDAPLQDIYNHIRGLSPYPAAYTMLENGGKEQRVKIYSAFAKAEKEMFIPSGAVTQVDDHLAIATPEGYICITEIQLSGKKKMAVKDLLNGYKFDKNAKMR